In the Geitlerinema sp. PCC 9228 genome, CGAGAACAATCCCTACCTCCCTCCCATCCTGACCTCGCTACCAACTACAACAATCTCGCAGAGTTGTACCGAACCCAAGGCAAATACGACGATGCCGAACCTCTCCATCTTAAAGCTGTTCAAATCTACGAACAATCCCTACCTCCCTCCCATCCTCACCTCGCTACCAGCTACCACAATCTCGCAGCGTTGTACTATCTCCAAGGCAAACTTGATGATGCCGAACCTCTCTATCTTAAAGCTATTCAAATCTGGGAACAATCCCTACCTCCCTCCCATCACAGCCTCGCTACCAGCTACAACAATCTCGCAGGGTTGTACTATCTCCAAGGCAAATACGACGATGCCGAACCTCTGTTTTTAAAAGCTTGGCAAATTCTAGAAGAAAAATTGGGTGCGGAACATCCCCATACGCTCGCTGCCAAAGGAAATTACGAAATTGTGCAACAACGGCGCAAACAGTAAAAATAACCAACAATCCAGACTGGAAAAACGATCGCACAGCTGCTGTCAATATCCCAACACAAGTGTAAAATCTTCTAAAACCAGAACAGTTCTTTCGTTTGTGGCACAATCGGGGAAAAGCAATGCTTCGGTGCAGCTCAGCACTAACCCAACTTCAAAACAACCATGCAAACAGGCACGCAACCGATTGTTCGCGATTTGGTGATGGTGGGTGGCGGTCACAGCCATGCGATCGCTTTAAAATTGTGGGGAACCCATCCCATACCAGGCGTACGAGTAACTTTACTGACCGATACGTCCCACACCCCCTATTCTGGCATGTTGCCTGGCTATGTCGCTGGCTTTTATACTTACGACGAGTGCCACATCGACCTACACCAACTGGCGAATTTTGCCGGGGCGCACATGATTCGCGATCGCGCTGTTGGTCTGGATTTGCAGGAAAATCGGGTTTTGTGTGCCGAACATCCCCCCATTCGCTTCGATGTTCTGTCGTTGGATATTGACAGCACGCCCCAACAATCTACCATACCCGGTGCTGCGGAATACGCCATTCCGATTAAACCCGTCACGCAATTTTTGCAAGTTTGGCAGCAAATTACCGAAAGCATACAATCTGCCAGCGGCTTTGTCGAAACCTTGCCCTATCCCTTACGCTTGGCAATTGTGGGTGGTGGTGTCGGTGGGGTGGAACTGGCTTTATCCATGGATGCCTGTTTGCGAAGGTTGAAACACCCGGCGGAGGTGCATTTGTTCCAGCGACGGCAGGAATTGGTTCCCCAACAAAACGCTGCTACCCGCCGTCGCTTGCATCGGTGGTTACAACACCGCCGCATTCGAGTACACACATCAGCTACCATCAGCCAAATTACCAAACAAAGAAGAATTTATCAGCTGCAATGTCAGTCTGGGAAGTCCTGGCAGTGCGATCGCGTTTTTTGGGTAACCAATGCCAGCGCTCCCCCTTGGATTGCTGAGTCAGGATTGGATACCGACCGCGAAGGATTTGTTTTGGTGCGGGATACCCTGCAATCCGTTTCCCATCCCCAAGTATTTGCTGCCGGCGATATTGCCACCATGCAACGCTACCCCCGACCCAAAGCCGGTGTCTTTGCGGTACGTCAGGGCAAACCCCTGTTCCAAAACCTCCAGCGAGCTTTGTTAGAAAAACCCCTGCAACCCTTTACCCCCCAAAAGAAATATCTGATTCTTATCGGTACAGGACAAGGAAAAGCCATTGCTTCCCGGGGCAGCTGTGCCTGGGGACCGTCTCCCTGGCTGTGGCATTGGAAAGACCGCATCGACCGCCAGTTTGTGGCCAGGTTCCAGAATCTTGCGGCAACCCAACCGCCTGTCCAATCCTCCAAAGCCTTTCCCTATACCGACAGTGGAAACGATGGCATTTCTCTGTCTTCTGCCTTTATCCAACGAGTGCTGGTGCGGGTAGAACGGGATGCTGCTATTTGGAAACCTCCGACCCAGCAGCAACGAACCATGGATCCTACTGCCGCTCGCAGCTGTAAAGTTTTTCAAGTTTCTTCGGAGTCTTCTATACTAGAAACTATAGATTACTTGTATGCGGTAGTGGGCGATGGGTTTCTTTTCGGGAAAATTGTTGCCCGGCACTGTCTCAGCCAACAGTGGGCAATGGGGGCTACACCGCAGCATGCCATGGCGATCGCGGTAGTTACTCACGGGAATGATTTAGTTACCGCAGAAAGTCTGTATCAACTGGTTAACGGTACCATTCAAGGTTTATCCCCTGTCCCTCTATTTGGCATTCAAGCCAGCAAAAGTCGGCGTATGGCTTTGGGATTAGCCATTCAGGGGAAAATGCCTGGGGAAAATGTTGGGGTATCCAATCGCTTGTACCCAGAACAAACCATATTTGTCACCAAAGCTTTGGGGGTAGGAACGTTGCTGGCTGCCGATTGCCAGTTACAAGCCAAAGGACGGTGGGTGGAAACTGCGATCGCTTCCATGTTGCTTGCCAACGAGAATGCCGCTCTCTGCTTGCGGCAGCACGGGGCAACCGCTTGCGTATCCCTTGGGGAAGAGGGGTTGGCGGGTTATTTGTGGGAGTTGGTGCGGGTATCTCGCGTGGGGGTAGAGCTAATTTTAGGGACACTTCCCAGTTTGGAAGGTGCGATCGCTACTTTAGAAGCAGGCATTGTCAGTCCCCGCCACCAGGAAAATCAGAAAATAGCCCTACATCTGCGCAACGCCGACCGATTTATGGGAGACCCCCAAACGGAACCGCAATATCATTTATTGTTCGATCCCCAAATTTCGGGAGGATTGCTGGCAGCTGTTCCTAACGAACGAGCCAATGCTTGCTTGCAGGCATTGTACGAGTTAGGATATACCGACAGTACCATGGTGGCTCAGGTGGTTGACCAGTCCCAGGGCATTCGATTGAAATAAATCCAAAAAGTTAGGAAATGGAAATGAAAAAGACCCCCGTCACCATTAAAAGAGCGGCACTCATGCGAGTTTTAAATCCCGGTTCTGCAAAAAATAAATGTCCCCAAAGTACGCCCCACAAAACGCTGGTGCGTTTGATAGAAATCACATTGACCACCGTAGTTAAGTTAATAGCACTCATTTGGCAAGTAACGGTGAGCGCGTTAAACATCCCCACGGCAACCAGAAAAAAGCGCTGCGGCCAAATTTGCTGCCAGGAAATTTTTGATTTGAACCAAACAATGGGACTCAAGACCAGGGCAATATATCCGTAGGAAGCGATCGCCCAAAAAAGCGGCGAAGAATTTTGCACCCCCATCTTATCAAAATTGGCTGTCAAACTCCACAACAAAGCCACCCCCAGCATAAACCGCGGTCCGGCTTCCCGCAGCAAAGCTTGAAAAGGCACCAACCATCCTTCCTTTCTAACTTGAAAATTGAGCGTGTAGGTGCCCACCACCAAAAAAACCACACCAACCAGATCGAAAACCTGGGGAGATTCCCCCACAATCAACGGCGAAGTCACCAACAAAAACAGCGGGGTTAATGTTATCATAGGCAAGGATAGGGACATATCCGAACGTTGCAGAGCATGTAGGTACAGCAAGGTTGCCAAAACGTTCAAACTGCCACTAGCAAGCAAAGCCAACCCAAAGCGATCGCCGAGAGGAGGAATGGGAACCACCAAAAGCAAAGGGAGCAAAAAGAAAAACGTCAGCGCGGCAAACATCCAGGAGATAAAATAGCCGTCAAAAATGCGCAAGTTTCTCTTGCTAAAAACATCCTTCAGAGATTCCGAAAAAGCCGTACAATTGGCCAGCAAAAACCAAACCATAATGTAATTTTCTGTTTTTGTAAGTTATTCTACATGGATGAGGGAATTTATCATTTATAAAGGGAAACGGCGATCCATGTAAAGGACGTTTCGTGTCAATACGCAAATATTTTTCCAACCTTGTTCAGGAATTGGGGCAGCAATGATTCTTAATTCGGAAAACAAAGTTTTGATTCAGGGGATTGCCGACCCCCAGGGAACCACTCACGCCGCATTCATGCAAGCCTACGGAACCAACGTGGTGGCTGGTGTTCATCCCGGTCAGGGAGGGCAAACTTTACATAACATTCCCGTTTTTGATATGGTAGAGCAAGCGATCGCGAGAGTGGGGGAACTACACACCAGCATTATTTTCGTCTCCCCCTTCGATGCTGTGGATGCTGCCTTAGAAGCGATCGCGGCTGGGATTCGCCAGTTGGTTTTGGTCACCGAAGGCATTCCCCCATTGGATATGGTGCGCCTGATTCGGCAAGCGGAAGTTACCGAAACCTCCATCATTGGACCCAGTTCCCCCGGCATCATCATTCCCGGTGAAGTTTTGCTGGGAACCCATCCCACCGAATTTTACACCCCCGGCAACATTGGCATCGTCTCCCGCAGCGATACCCTAACCTACGAAATCGCCGGCGAACTCACCCGACAAAAAATGGGGCAATCCATCGGCATCGGCATCGGTAGCGACACCATCGTCGGTTCATCCTTCCACCAATGGTTGCAAATTTTAGACGAAGACGATCGCACCGAAGTAATTATTTTAATTGGCGAAATTGGCGGTACCAGCGAAGAATCCGCAGCACAATACATCCGCGATACCATTGACAAACCCGTAGTCGCCTATATTGCCGGTCGCTACGCACCCCAAGGGAAAACCATCGGTCACGCCGGCGCTGCCATTGCCGCACAAACTACCAGTTCTGACCCCTACGTCAACTTCTTCCCAGACGCCAACCGCGGCACCGCCGACACCAAACTGGCTGCCTTTCAGCAAGCGGAAATTCCCGTCGCCGAAACCCCCTCGCAAATTCCCCACCTGGTGAAAAAATTCCGCAAAAAAGGGGGTCGCCGCCAAAAATAAACTTCCCGGCCCAGCCACTAGCCAAACCAGCAATTTCGTGTTACGATACCTTTCTGGAGCGGTTGGGAAAAACTCGA is a window encoding:
- a CDS encoding tetratricopeptide repeat protein, translated to REQSLPPSHPDLATNYNNLAELYRTQGKYDDAEPLHLKAVQIYEQSLPPSHPHLATSYHNLAALYYLQGKLDDAEPLYLKAIQIWEQSLPPSHHSLATSYNNLAGLYYLQGKYDDAEPLFLKAWQILEEKLGAEHPHTLAAKGNYEIVQQRRKQ
- the selD gene encoding selenide, water dikinase SelD is translated as MQTGTQPIVRDLVMVGGGHSHAIALKLWGTHPIPGVRVTLLTDTSHTPYSGMLPGYVAGFYTYDECHIDLHQLANFAGAHMIRDRAVGLDLQENRVLCAEHPPIRFDVLSLDIDSTPQQSTIPGAAEYAIPIKPVTQFLQVWQQITESIQSASGFVETLPYPLRLAIVGGGVGGVELALSMDACLRRLKHPAEVHLFQRRQELVPQQNAATRRRLHRWLQHRRIRVHTSATISQITKQRRIYQLQCQSGKSWQCDRVFWVTNASAPPWIAESGLDTDREGFVLVRDTLQSVSHPQVFAAGDIATMQRYPRPKAGVFAVRQGKPLFQNLQRALLEKPLQPFTPQKKYLILIGTGQGKAIASRGSCAWGPSPWLWHWKDRIDRQFVARFQNLAATQPPVQSSKAFPYTDSGNDGISLSSAFIQRVLVRVERDAAIWKPPTQQQRTMDPTAARSCKVFQVSSESSILETIDYLYAVVGDGFLFGKIVARHCLSQQWAMGATPQHAMAIAVVTHGNDLVTAESLYQLVNGTIQGLSPVPLFGIQASKSRRMALGLAIQGKMPGENVGVSNRLYPEQTIFVTKALGVGTLLAADCQLQAKGRWVETAIASMLLANENAALCLRQHGATACVSLGEEGLAGYLWELVRVSRVGVELILGTLPSLEGAIATLEAGIVSPRHQENQKIALHLRNADRFMGDPQTEPQYHLLFDPQISGGLLAAVPNERANACLQALYELGYTDSTMVAQVVDQSQGIRLK
- a CDS encoding DMT family transporter, whose protein sequence is MVWFLLANCTAFSESLKDVFSKRNLRIFDGYFISWMFAALTFFFLLPLLLVVPIPPLGDRFGLALLASGSLNVLATLLYLHALQRSDMSLSLPMITLTPLFLLVTSPLIVGESPQVFDLVGVVFLVVGTYTLNFQVRKEGWLVPFQALLREAGPRFMLGVALLWSLTANFDKMGVQNSSPLFWAIASYGYIALVLSPIVWFKSKISWQQIWPQRFFLVAVGMFNALTVTCQMSAINLTTVVNVISIKRTSVLWGVLWGHLFFAEPGFKTRMSAALLMVTGVFFISIS
- a CDS encoding succinate--CoA ligase subunit alpha yields the protein MILNSENKVLIQGIADPQGTTHAAFMQAYGTNVVAGVHPGQGGQTLHNIPVFDMVEQAIARVGELHTSIIFVSPFDAVDAALEAIAAGIRQLVLVTEGIPPLDMVRLIRQAEVTETSIIGPSSPGIIIPGEVLLGTHPTEFYTPGNIGIVSRSDTLTYEIAGELTRQKMGQSIGIGIGSDTIVGSSFHQWLQILDEDDRTEVIILIGEIGGTSEESAAQYIRDTIDKPVVAYIAGRYAPQGKTIGHAGAAIAAQTTSSDPYVNFFPDANRGTADTKLAAFQQAEIPVAETPSQIPHLVKKFRKKGGRRQK